AGTACATTATGGAACAGTGTGTGCATCGCATAGGAGATGCAAACTTTGGTGATAAACTGTAGGGGTCATTCATTGCCACAATAATTAATATGGAGCAATAAAATGGTCTAAATTCTAAGTAATAGACCATACAACAGttgattaattaagaaaaaagtttgGTATTCATCTTCACATAagcaattatgaaaaaaaaaacaaataaaagtagtATATCCAGCAAAAATATAATGTGAGAGAAAAATAAGTTTGATATTGAACTTcatataagaaatttaaaaagaagaagaagaagaataagatggATGGATTATATCAAGCAAATTATGTGCAATTGAAAATGCAACAATAAAATGGCATCATATTAGAATGAATAACTTGAACTTTAATTCAGCAAAAAGCTTAACCTTCGGTGACATTATTAAACATGAACTAAGCATTGTACTACCGAAGCACATCAAGCTTGCATCAAAACTAAGGTTTGAACAACATTGCAGAGAGAAGATAGAAAAGACTAATGATGGTAAACCAAGAGATTCATGGGAAAGAATTCAAAAGAGACCTGTAATATGATTGGAGGGACACATCTTCGTGGAAAAGTTCTTTAGACCTCCATGTGTATCCAACAGATGCCATAATTGCATCACCATATATTTCTTGACCACAGAAGTAGTTTGCCCTTGCATTCAAAAGTCCTACGTGAAAATCTTTCACATTTCCATGGTCTGACAATAGTTCCATCACAAGTGACTCAGAAGCAGCAAAATACAATCTTGTATCAGAAGAAGCTTTACCAATAGTCCTGTTATGTAGTGGTTCCAAAAAACAGTCATTCTTATTCCAGTTTgataggaaagaaaaaaaattatttgataaaacagAATATGATGCtacaaaaagaagaataagacaTCTTCcaaacaagaaaacaacatCACATCATGTCATATCTGTAAGGAATAAGGAACCCAATTTAGGCGAAAAAATACACCATCTCAGGCTTTCTGTATTATAACTAATTCCACCTACCTTGAGAGCAAAACTCTGCTGGCATCTGTTACACCAAGTTTTTGTGCAATAACATCCAGGTAATATCCAGAAGAAGAAATATCAAGAGTCACTGGCTGAATAGTTTCGTCCAATGAAGCCGGGATCTGTATTGCTTTAACTAATATGTTTTCTGGGGAACCAGATTGCTGGATATCTGATGACTCTATGATCTCAGTGGGATATGGATTTTGCTTCTGAATTGAAAGCTGCCCCTTGGATGTTACAACAGACCCTGATAATCTTGGTATGGCCCTCATAATTGATGACAAAGCCAAAAAGGGTTTTGATTCCACCTCAGGGTTGAGTAATTTACATAGATTACTTGTCTTTGTATCACAGGCAGCAATGACAGAAGCAGGTATCAGACCATAAAGACCACCTTTTCTCTGCAAAGCTGCTCTAAGGTGACCACTCAGTGGATGAAGAGATGAAAGGAACTAACAAAGACACAAAAGTAAAGGAGGAGAGGTTAGAGCACATCATTATGCACAAACCAAGTCAAGGATCCTTGCATATATATGACTGGCAAAAACCAAGTGATCTGCAAGTATTACAAGTAGAACACAAACTGTTATATAATTCAGTTCTATACAAACTACCAACCTCGTCTGTAAATAGATATTTGATTCGATCAATCAAAGCATCACAAGGATCCTTTTCAGATGGGTTTTCGTCTGCGGGATTGTTGCCTAGCTGCAGGATAAATAGTAAATAAACAGTTAAGTAGTTAAATTACATTGCCAAAAAAAGAAGGTAGGGACAAAAGAAAGATCTACATCTGTCTTCAGATTAATGAACTAAACTATAGCAGAAGAAAAGCTGAAAACTGCATGATAAATTAATCTCAAAGAAAACATGATGAATAAAAGAGCAAATGTGTAAAAATACAATTGCTTCTCTATAAGCAATTGCATTGTCCAAAGAACAGCTTAATCTCCTCACATAGTCACACAGAATAAGTATCTACATTCAGGCAGCCGAAATAACCAACAAAACTGAGGAAGCTAAAGCATACCTTTTTTAAAGCCAAATCAGCAGCAGACTGCTCGGCATCCTTCTTCTTTCTGCAGATATCAGAAACAACAGTAAATTCTGGAAGTTCTAACCGGCACCGAAATAGAGAGGGGCCTTTATGAGGAATTGCCAATCCTGGGCATCCATTCTTAGCTGACTCCTCCTTTACCTCCTCGACCGTATAGCATGCCTTGTTCGCAAACTTTTGGTGTATGATAGCTTTAGGTGAAAAAACTGTCTTCTTCACTCCAATTTCCATATGCAACCTCCAAAAGTTCTAATAAAAGTCACAACCACACATATAACTGTTAATAATGCAACCAAattcaattacataaaataaaactttatcaTGAAATGCACAATGCTAGAAGCCAATTTGCTCTGTCTTTATTCAGAAACCAAACAGCCacgtacataaaaataaataaatttgcttCACTCCATTTTCCATAAGCAACCCACAAAGGCTCTAATAAACGTTACATGCATAATTAAGCAATTGGAATAGTAAAACACATCTGTTTCTGAGTTTTCTCAGTAACCAAACAGCCCCATACATAAAAAGACAAGAGCTTTATGCaatcaatgaaaaacaaagcGAAGAATTAAGCTGTAATTGAAACAAAAAGCATAGAAACACAAAAATCTAAATGACCCAGAATTCAAAATACTCCAATGCACAAACTTTACCATCTCCCACGCTCAAAAGTCACCCTATATGCGTATGTATAGACGTATCTGTAGTGTATGACTGAGTATGTACAGATAATGTACAATAAGCATGCATAAATAcattcaaaaacaataatacaagAAAATCAGAGGAGCAGGGAGGGGGAGGGTTGTACCTGTGAAAAAGAACAATGTATGCAAATGGGGCTGTGGGTTTGTTTGGCCTCTTGAGTCCCTTCTCTGCTAAGAAGAGTGTTTTTGCCTTATGGGTTCTCTGGGGTTCTAGAGAGAGATGGAGGAGGGAAAGAAAGGTGGTGTTTATAGTGTACGAGGACTTTGGAAGATTAAGACACCATATAGGGTCACAAGGAAAAAGGAGTTGCCAAGAAAGTACTGAGGTATAGTACTTGAAAGAAGCAAGGGTTTGCATTTTTTCCACAGGTTTGTTATCTATGCTTGTTAACTTGTCGGGGTGGGTTGGGAAATAGTTTttaaagacaattttttttcttttggatatATATAGATTGTGTTATACATATTCTATtgaaagttattaaacttgattttattctatgaattaactcataaaatttatgatttaaagtttaattttaattgaattttaaaagatattaatacggtgataatttgattaattttatcaagTAAATATAAACTTAGTTAGGTGAATATCTCGAAAACTTTTTtaaggaaacaaaataaaataatattattttaataataataatttactcaGTTAATGTTGGTTTCAGCCACCTAAACAGCCATGTCTTTTCCCAAATTGGTTTCAAATATAACTTGGAAACAAGGATTCATTTTGTTCGTGTTACTAAGCTTCTAAAGTTTCGGACAaggaaaggataaaaaagaagagtgaaaagaaatgaaacttGGTGAAGAAGGGAATTTTATGCCTTTTTTGACTTTGAAGttgaacatgttttttatttaaaatttaaatctttttaaaaaataatttttttatatttttaaattattttaatatacttaaaCAGTACATCAGGAATAATAAGTTCAAACAATTCTTTAGAATTTTCACTTGCGGCGAGAGAAGAAACACAAAGCTTAAGATATGTTTTAGCTAAGATGGCTAAGATACGCTGCTGCTGTTATTGGCATGGAGGGTGCCCCTTTACACTTTTTAAAGATGATGCAtccttctcttttttcatgGAATGAAAATTGACCGCATCAAATATTTGGGGTGATGGGATCTTtgatcttcattttcttcatcatcatcatcagacAGTATATTTGCATTCCAATTTTCAATCCTCTTAAGAACAAGTTTCAAACTATGTTGATATTAGTCGTTCTTCCAAAACGAGTGTTTCTTGCCCTTTGTCAAAGGAAATTATGGTGGGCAGAAAAGGAAGAACATATAGCCCTTTTCTATATGAAGCATTCTGTATTGTAAAAGTTTGTGATTCATGATGGATATGGTCACCAAGCTTCACAAAGGGTGACAGTTTTTGTTAGTGACAATTTATTTCATACAGAACAAGGCAATCAGTTTACTAGCTCTAATAATGGTTCCACCTTCAGAGTTTGTGAACACTGGGGCCCTAGTTATCTGCTACTAGAAACCACTCCTTGGTCAGCTAAAGTTCATCCTGGCCACTGTAATAATGGCGGAAAACACAGGAGAAGTCCTTGCTTTCATGTCCATCCTTGCACAGCTCTGTGTATCTGCACAGAATGCATTGAAGATAAAGGAAAGCAGAAATCATATGCACTCAGTTCCGACAGTTTCATGTTAGTTAAGAAAAACAAGATTCAAAAATGGAAATGTCATTTGTTGTACGAAGCAGAGGTAGTTACATCTCTTGTGCTTGGTATGTCAGAGGACATTGAAGACCAACCTCCTTGGCTGATGTTGCAGCAAGGTTCAAGTCCTTAGCCTGCATCATACAAAAGAAAATGTTCATCATGCTCATGATCAGGCCAACAACTCAAATATTGTAAGGACACAACAGCCATTCGGCAGGCAGGTTTCAAAATTCCTTCTCAATAATAATTCAAGTACCAGCGAGAAATAGGTAAATCACCCACCATGAGCTTAGATGCAAATCCGCCAGTGTAGTTCCTCGAAGCTGGCACGCCTTCCATCACTCCAGGAACTGGATTATAACTATCACTGCATGTGGGGAATTTCATCCAGTTAATTTATGTGGTTTCCAGGTAATTACTCATCagatttcaagattttaaacTGAAGATTCTtattcttcattttcatttcttaggtattttgatagttagtcaCTCCTACTAACTCTCTAGCACAAACTTGAACCCAAACAAGGAACTGTCACTGGTTTAAAAGGctggcttcttcacaatgtcaCTCGAAATTGAAGCCAAGCTATCCAATGTCAGTAAAACCTGTAACAGTCAAGACAGATACCTACTCCAACACCGAGCACTTGAAGTGTTTAAAACCTTTGTCAGGGTACCAGCAGAAATTCCAAGCGACTGACCAAGAACAAAGGCTTCTGATACCCCTAGCATGCTCACAGCCAATGCCAAGTTGTTGCAAATCTTTGCTGCCTAAACAACAAATGCAGCACCAGAGATATCAGATGCTTGAAAAGTGAACTCCAGCAGGTGAAGATTGAATATATTTTCCACTCATGTGCTGAAATATAGCACTCCTTTTTCATTGATTGCATTTCCATTTATCTTATCTCAGTTGCAGGACTTAAACTGAAGATTGAATATTGCATTTCCCTCATGATTTTTAACATCTGataaattggaaaataaataCCCATGGTTCGAAATAAACTTAATAGGACTAGCTTTGAGTGCTAGCAATAACTTACCGAACCTGTTCCTGCTCCACCACAATAAATTGCATTTTTACCCATTGAAAGAAATAAGGGTTTGGCAGCAAGATAAGCATCCTCAGAGCCACCAACCTGAGTCAAAAAATCTTTGGCCCTTCAAGTAAATTATAAGAAGAGCACAAGATGGTATTTAAGATGTTATGTGGAATAATAGCAGTCTAAACCACCATACTCTCCCCAAGTATGGGGTCCCTAGTCTCTAATCTTGCCACCTTAAACCCAACAAAGTAAATCCAAACTGAACTTACAGAACTTATAAAGCGCAAGTGAAAAGTGATTCTGAGAAAGGTGAGAAACCATACCATAAAAGTAAGTGTACCAGCTTCTGCAGCAAGAACACCTCCAGAAACAGGAGCATCCAACATGACAGGTTTCTCCCAGTGATCTCCATAAGTCATAAGAGATATAATTCGTTGTTAGAACAGGAAAGGAAGAGCATTAATGATTTGTACAGAAAACACTACAAAGtgatacctttcttttcttttagaatACAATTAGATACTGCTACAGAAACCTTTCTCGATGTCTGGGGATCAATTGTAGATGAATCCATTAACAATTGTGGTCTCATGGGATTTGCACAACGAAGCAAACCATTTGGTCCAGTGTACACATCCAATACCTGCATCATTTAGACTACTGCTCTCATACTGACAGACAAGGCAGggtaaacaaaagaagaaggtGGAACCTTTCAAAAAGCATATATTGATTCAGACTGAGACATCTGAGTTTTcaaactattaaaattaaacagcATGCAGGAAGAAATATGGATGCATCCATACACAGGATAAATTGTTATAGATTAGAGAAGAGGATTTTATAGCTACTTCAGCAGTAGATTTTCGTTGCTTTTGGGATTTAAGTTGCAGTTTTTCACAAGAAGTGTACTGATATTCGATGTTTTCATCCAGAAAATTGGTGCTTTTTAAGCAATGGTCATAGGCTCATTGCTGTCTAAAATCTATCATGAAAGGCTACAGCAGCATGAATGGTTTCAATCTCTCAATTCTTAGCTTTACTTTCCAGTTTCCCCCTTCTTTTTCCTTGCAAGCATGCCAAAACATGTTGTGAATGATTTTGTTTCAAGCCTCATTTCTACAAGCACATTATCAAAGGGTTACTTTGACTCTCTATGAAAAGAAGAACCATAGATATGAAATATTTCCATTTCTTATCTCTAAGAACCGAGAACTCTTTTCCAAATCCCTAATGCCATCCACTGGGACTTATCTTATAGTAGGATTCGATGAGCTCATTCTCTTCCCTTACCTAAGGAACACCAGCTCTTTCGACTTTATGGGTTGCAATGCAGAGgctttcatatttatatttatatttaaaagattCAGTGACATAACAGAGAGGATGAAGCAATGTCTTAACAAGTTAGTACATTATATGAACAAAACGCTATGAAACCACAGAGCTGCATATATCCTGAACATCACAGACATGACCGAATGGAACTACAATACTTACATGAGATGAAGATGGCAGCATTGTTATAACAACATCACTTGCTTCTGCAACTTCAAATGGTGTTTCTTTCGTTGGAACTCCCATGTCAGAAAACATCTTCATGACATTACAGTTTCTGAATTAAATTCGAATTTTACCATTGATTCCAGGTGATTAGATAGATGTATGCATTAACTTCCATATATTAAACCACGCAACTAAGTGTATAACACAGATAAAAGAGTTTTCAATGCCAATCTTAGGCATGCCAACTCCTCTCAGCACATATATGTTACCATTTTCACTAAGTTCAACAACTCTAACAGCAAGCGTTGCCAAAAGATTATAAAACTCAACCTGTTATTTACAGAACTTTGTTTCAATCAATTTACAGAAGCCATGACCACAACAGAGGGGAAAAGGCTTATGACTTACAAGTCATGAACAGCCACTTTGTATCCATTCTTGATCAGGTTATTTGCCATTCTGGATCCCATATTTCCCAGCCCTATGAATCCTACACTCTGTAGTACACCAATCAATTGAAAAGGGCACAAAGAGCattataaaacaagaaaaaaaaaaaaagcagacaTTGTTTCAGCTGAAATAGGCATTTAAACAGCCAATCATTCTTCTTGATGCATAGTGCATGTGATTTAACAAGCTAATTCATATACCATTTACGGTATACATTAccgaaaaaaacaaagaagaaaagaagtcGTTCTCAATTTCAAGGGTGCAGATCAGGGCTAGAAATAAACCATTCATTCAACACCAAATTGAACTCCCCTTGAACTTTGTTTAACATAGTCAATAGaaatattgttataaaaaatgttaCTAGCTTGATAACAACTCACACCCAGGTCCATATTTTCATAAGTACTTGATTATGCCTCTTTTTTCACTCAAAACACCCTGCAGAACATTCAGTGAGGGAGATGAAGACTCGAATTACTTAAGTTAAACGGCTCATCAAAGAAAGCAAATTCCTTACTAGTGGAAACCATATTTGTTGAAGTTGAATAACATTTTAGTTTTCCTTCAGTCAATttgatctggaaaaaaaaatcagcaatcATTCTCCAGTAATTTTCAAACCACTGacttttatttaaagattaCTGGTTGTAGCCTATTTGAGAAATTTATACACTAGACAagcttgaattttgaattttaaagctATTAGCAAGAATTTAAAGCCCTCTTTAGTCTTGACACATGGAATTCAGAACTATTTGACAGTGAcacaattctatattttttactaaCTCATTCTCTTAAAGATAATATGATTATCCATGTAATTAACTTGTTAGAACCCCAAGAAGCAAGctttaaaattcttttagatcaagattttaaaattattctcatCTGTTTGACTTGTTTGAATCCAAAGAACCAACCTTTTCATTGAGTTGTTCATCATCACCTAACCCATATGAACTAGAAGTTTGATTCTAATCCAAAGCATGACATATCAGTGATTCCAACAAAACGGGTATCCACACATTACTTTATATTATTGAAAGTGATACTAAAAGGGTTACCTCAAACTGGGATGAGAGTTGTGAAGAAGAGAATCCATGAAGTGGAACATATTGAAAGAATGGAGATTTGGTTTTCAAAAGAGACAGTGAAGCTCTCACTCTGCAGATTGCCATGGATAAGTGtcacaccttttttttcttccttattGGACAAAGCTTTGACTGGTTTTTTTGGTACTATGAAGTATCAATTATGAGATTACATTACTGTTTTTGTTAcatttccaaaaatattttaaaaaaatttaatatttttttattttaaattaatatttttttaatatttttaaattattttaatatattgatataaaaaatagtgttggtagcaatatattattaaaaaataaaatttatattattttaatatatttttaaataaaaggtaataagaaatttttttttgttacattggATTGTAATAGCAActgcgtgtttggtagtgtggtacttttatggttgtgatttgaaaaaagttattttataaaaagtaattttaattgatggttggtttagtatttatttatgttttgttaaaattgtggttgaatttgatgttgaacaaaaaatagtttaatgtgtttggttaaaaaattgtttttcaaattaaggttataaaaataatatatatatatatatatagatggttttgaatttaaatattgtagatttaactattgtcattacatcatgaaataaataatactttatataaaatattttttattatttaattaaactatttataattttatcatgcaTGAAATATATCCGACAAGAACTAgagttttcttggtttcttaagcgcgtaacaacatcaagtaaaatataatcaggaataaaatttggattacgatcaaattctacaaatgtaatatcatcaataaaatacaattaaaaataaaaaattttaatttaatttttttttattaaatcgaATCGGTTCAATGTATTTGGCAAACCTCATCCGAAGAGAATCATGCACTACTGTGCATGTGAACTCCACCGTGGATGTTCAGTGGAGAGTGACGTTTGCAGATTTGCAGAAAATAATTGAGCGCTGCTttttataaatctattttttaaaaaaaaaattatgtatataatataataaactaTATGTTGGAGTTACCAACCAAATTATGTCTATATTTCGCTTTAAACATAGACGTAATCTCTTAAATAAACATCTGACACATTGAGTGGCCGCTGacagtgttttctttttatatgggcaaaaaaaaaacagattcttTAGAAGAGTGCATGAAATTTTCACATAGCAATCAATGAGACAAACCtgcaattaaaatgatattattttaatttttattaaaataattaaaataaaattatttttaaaaaaataaaaaaatcaagtttcatcATCTGCTAGAAGGAAAATTTCACATGCGTGCATGTTTAAAACTTGCTTGCAAAATTGCAATGAATTAACCTCAAATTAAGCACTAAAAATGTCccatttgttgaaagatttttGTCATGGGATGAAATATGGAAATGAGTAATAGTAAGTCTAAGTTAACAATTTATAGTTGATTAAAGTGGTTcgacacttgttttttttaaataagaccTTGAGTTTGAGTTTTGTGAATAAAGTACACCATTACTAGAAGAGTTTTACTTCTTAATGGATCGTTTCGACTCGATTGAACTAGTTAGGATCAAGTAAACTTTTAGATGCCAAgatttagacaaaaaaaaacaatttattcacAATAGAGTTGAAGGTGTTGGTTGTTCTTGGCTACTCTTTGGTACGAGTATTGTAAAATTTAGTTGATCTAACTTCTTTATTGCAACATAGAGGTTGGTGTTTTCTTTATGATGTTTGAGTCAGGCCAATTTGCGAAGTAATATTAGACCTTTTGTTTTGAACTATCAatgacatggtattagagcttcTTGATTGTGCTTGACGTTTGAAGGAttgattataattttgattCACCATAGAATTCATGATATGCCCAATTAATATAGGAATGGCAACCTTGATGGTGACCTCCATCAACCAATCTACCATATCCCTATATTTattcaaatctttttaaaaaaaaaaataagaaattaatgcaaataaaaataacacggCCAAGAAATACTATGGATTCTGCAtgtgatattttaaaaagtatagaaATAA
This genomic interval from Populus alba chromosome 1, ASM523922v2, whole genome shotgun sequence contains the following:
- the LOC118035874 gene encoding probable 3-hydroxyisobutyrate dehydrogenase, mitochondrial isoform X2, producing MAICRVRASLSLLKTKSPFFQYVPLHGFSSSQLSSQFESVGFIGLGNMGSRMANNLIKNGYKVAVHDLNCNVMKMFSDMGVPTKETPFEVAEASDVVITMLPSSSHVLDVYTGPNGLLRCANPMRPQLLMDSSTIDPQTSRKVSVAVSNCILKEKKDHWEKPVMLDAPVSGGVLAAEAGTLTFMVGGSEDAYLAAKPLFLSMGKNAIYCGGAGTGSAAKICNNLALAVSMLGVSEAFVLGQSLGISAGTLTKVLNTSSARCWSSDSYNPVPGVMEGVPASRNYTGGFASKLMAKDLNLAATSAKEVGLQCPLTYQAQEIYTELCKDGHESKDFSCVFRHYYSGQDEL
- the LOC118035874 gene encoding probable 3-hydroxyisobutyrate dehydrogenase, mitochondrial isoform X1, whose amino-acid sequence is MGSRMANNLIKNGYKVAVHDLNCNVMKMFSDMGVPTKETPFEVAEASDVVITMLPSSSHVLDVYTGPNGLLRCANPMRPQLLMDSSTIDPQTSRKVSVAVSNCILKEKKDHWEKPVMLDAPVSGGVLAAEAGTLTFMVGGSEDAYLAAKPLFLSMGKNAIYCGGAGTGSAAKICNNLALAVSMLGVSEAFVLGQSLGISAGTLTKVLNTSSARCWSSDSYNPVPGVMEGVPASRNYTGGFASKLMAKDLNLAATSAKEVGLQCPLTYQAQEIYTELCKDGHESKDFSCVFRHYYSGQDEL